One window of Sphingobacteriales bacterium genomic DNA carries:
- a CDS encoding AAA family ATPase has product MKWFKEYAELDPEQRDFVDSKFSENKNYWIQGHAGSGKSVLLVHSLIKAYNKNPNLKVCFVLYTHALIDMIKTGIPSELKSKVEVMTYFQFQKSSKTYDLILVDEVQDLPANVVKELKRRSSRVISAGDMNQSIYEGTVSPSEIENLLNAQTFVLKIIHRLTKTLKKIASFFKSDVLGAKEDWNKKDVQVIIGKARPFSADEFEFVWRKAKLQASNSNSPTVVLLPFHSSIVKFMNFVLSHENKPTLDESMNDNEARNKHLDKHNVKLEYIGNGFGSLDNAVGKNKVMVMTYHSSKGLDFKNVFIPNLYGGMTIWKDSEEMSKTLFFVAITRSRENLYLTYAANSPHKYVALVQGECRVKDISELLEEVKKEENLFSGSSSVDDDDIAF; this is encoded by the coding sequence ATGAAGTGGTTTAAAGAATATGCAGAACTTGACCCAGAGCAACGTGATTTCGTTGATAGCAAGTTTAGCGAAAATAAAAATTATTGGATACAAGGACACGCAGGCAGCGGAAAGTCTGTATTACTTGTTCATTCACTTATAAAAGCATACAATAAAAACCCAAACTTAAAGGTTTGCTTTGTGCTTTATACCCACGCCTTAATTGATATGATTAAGACAGGTATTCCTTCTGAACTCAAATCAAAAGTTGAAGTAATGACTTATTTTCAATTTCAAAAATCATCAAAAACTTATGATTTGATTTTGGTTGATGAAGTGCAAGACTTGCCCGCAAATGTGGTTAAAGAACTAAAAAGACGTTCAAGCAGGGTAATTAGTGCAGGTGATATGAACCAATCAATTTATGAAGGCACAGTTTCGCCAAGTGAAATTGAAAATTTGCTAAATGCTCAAACATTTGTACTTAAAATAATTCATAGGCTTACTAAAACCTTGAAAAAGATTGCGTCATTTTTCAAAAGTGATGTTTTAGGAGCAAAAGAAGATTGGAATAAAAAAGATGTTCAGGTAATTATAGGCAAAGCAAGACCTTTTAGTGCTGATGAATTTGAATTTGTTTGGAGGAAAGCAAAATTACAGGCTTCAAATTCAAATAGCCCGACAGTAGTTTTGTTGCCATTTCATAGTTCTATCGTTAAGTTTATGAACTTTGTTTTAAGTCACGAAAACAAACCGACACTTGACGAAAGTATGAATGATAATGAAGCCCGAAATAAGCATCTTGATAAACACAATGTTAAGTTAGAGTACATTGGTAACGGTTTTGGCTCATTGGATAACGCAGTAGGAAAGAACAAAGTAATGGTGATGACTTACCATAGTTCAAAGGGGTTGGACTTTAAAAATGTGTTTATTCCTAATTTGTATGGAGGTATGACTATTTGGAAAGATAGTGAGGAAATGTCAAAAACACTTTTCTTTGTGGCGATTACAAGGAGTAGAGAAAATTTATATCTAACTTACGCAGCAAACAGTCCCCACAAATACGTTGCTTTGGTGCAAGGAGAATGTAGAGTAAAGGACATTTCTGAACTTCTTGAAGAAGTCAAAAAAGAAGAAAATCTATTTAGTGGTTCGTCTTCCGTAGATGATGACGATATTGCTTTCTAA
- a CDS encoding Hsp70 family protein, which produces MRVFAKKQVFSQPDVACHFERPTTKQNLMTTEVTINSLMPELQKKGYSNPLNTTYMGIDFGTSTTVVSVAKLGGTVPIQTFALNINQIIPPHNSGYSADKVPSVIAWYNDTLYVGKGAADLKYTLAEGKNVWFSFKMKLGEDLGNQYYKSDLNEKTQYKILTPKDAAKVFFQFLKKEIDNYISKNNLSRNIKYAVSIPASFEANQRKDLIEALEYAGIPVDNQCLIDEPNAAFLSYIVETNTNPNNTKLFVPENDRLHILVFDFGAGTCDISILEIENELGLKSKNLSISRFEKLGGDDIDRLIAYQVLLPQLYQENGIKDKELKTPDITKRIIPKLLKAAEELKIAICKSVSSESISSNLPLVAGSSNFVTLGNPINIALPKRKLVLSQPKMSYQQFKEVMTTFLSTNSKKVSYQDEDDFISIFNPIQSALKKAELDKEEIDYVLLIGGSAKNPYVQDALRQYFDESELIIPYDLQTHVSAGAAIHSLLFNGFGKNVIQPITSEPIMIVTKNFQMRTLVKEGTPIPCDNFIIDDLVPQREGQKTLEIPICVSDTSKILQIITFESPTNEGFRFNTPIKVECHITPDKLLHISATVNYQTVKVKPVNPYANRSLRTEERIVKEAEKQFNDATYKNGGKPTYQAAMNLHEAYIKANNPLRAAETLESVQEMFPDKDNLNNIGYYYGKAGYKDKEIEYYEKNLEKNATPVAAFNLAVNIRYQDKNRYEQLMEQSLKMDSEYPYTLHHYGEYLMNKGESRGKEMVQKAFDIFKRRFDNGNLKIEDYHRLADCANILGNREFAQQVRQKEKDNRTSEKDLINSGNLVANKENNSLSKI; this is translated from the coding sequence ATGAGAGTTTTTGCAAAAAAACAAGTTTTTTCACAGCCTGACGTTGCCTGCCATTTTGAAAGACCAACAACAAAACAAAACTTAATGACAACAGAAGTAACAATAAATTCACTAATGCCCGAACTACAAAAAAAGGGCTATTCAAATCCACTTAATACAACTTACATGGGTATTGACTTTGGAACATCTACCACCGTTGTAAGTGTTGCTAAACTTGGCGGAACTGTACCAATTCAGACTTTTGCGTTAAACATTAACCAAATTATTCCACCACATAATTCGGGATATTCTGCGGATAAAGTACCTTCCGTAATTGCTTGGTACAACGACACTTTATATGTAGGAAAAGGTGCAGCAGACTTAAAATATACCCTTGCAGAAGGAAAAAATGTTTGGTTTTCTTTCAAAATGAAATTAGGAGAAGATTTAGGCAACCAGTATTATAAAAGTGATTTAAATGAGAAAACCCAATACAAAATTTTAACGCCCAAAGATGCTGCAAAGGTTTTTTTTCAATTTCTCAAAAAAGAGATAGATAATTATATTTCAAAAAATAACCTTTCACGAAATATAAAATATGCTGTTAGCATACCTGCATCTTTTGAGGCTAATCAAAGAAAAGATTTGATAGAGGCATTAGAGTATGCAGGCATTCCTGTTGATAATCAATGTTTGATTGATGAGCCAAATGCAGCGTTTTTGAGTTACATAGTGGAAACCAATACAAATCCAAATAACACAAAGTTGTTTGTACCTGAAAATGATAGATTGCATATTTTAGTTTTTGATTTTGGTGCAGGAACTTGCGACATTTCAATTTTAGAAATAGAGAACGAATTAGGGCTAAAATCTAAAAATCTATCTATTTCACGTTTTGAAAAATTAGGCGGAGATGATATTGATAGGCTTATTGCTTACCAAGTCTTATTGCCACAACTTTACCAAGAAAACGGAATTAAAGATAAAGAACTTAAAACCCCAGATATTACAAAACGCATTATTCCTAAGTTGCTTAAAGCAGCCGAAGAACTAAAAATTGCTATTTGTAAGAGTGTATCAAGTGAAAGCATTAGTTCTAATTTGCCATTAGTTGCAGGAAGTTCAAACTTTGTAACATTAGGAAATCCTATAAATATTGCTTTGCCCAAAAGAAAATTAGTGCTTTCACAGCCGAAAATGTCTTACCAACAGTTTAAAGAAGTGATGACAACCTTTTTGAGTACAAACAGTAAAAAGGTGTCTTACCAAGATGAAGACGATTTTATTAGCATTTTTAATCCAATTCAGTCAGCCTTAAAAAAAGCAGAACTTGATAAAGAGGAGATAGATTACGTTTTGCTAATTGGGGGAAGTGCTAAAAATCCGTATGTGCAAGATGCACTTCGTCAATACTTTGATGAAAGTGAATTGATTATTCCGTATGATTTGCAAACTCATGTATCGGCAGGGGCAGCCATTCATTCTTTACTTTTCAATGGTTTTGGCAAAAATGTAATTCAACCAATTACAAGTGAGCCAATTATGATAGTTACCAAGAATTTTCAAATGCGAACTTTGGTAAAGGAAGGCACGCCTATTCCTTGTGATAATTTTATCATTGATGATTTAGTACCACAACGAGAAGGACAAAAAACCTTAGAAATTCCGATTTGCGTATCTGATACAAGCAAAATTCTACAAATAATCACGTTTGAAAGTCCTACAAACGAAGGTTTTAGATTTAACACACCTATCAAAGTAGAGTGTCATATTACACCCGATAAACTCTTGCACATTTCAGCAACTGTAAATTACCAAACAGTAAAGGTAAAACCTGTAAATCCATATGCTAACCGTTCTCTACGTACAGAGGAACGAATAGTAAAAGAGGCAGAAAAACAGTTTAATGATGCAACCTATAAAAATGGCGGAAAACCTACTTATCAAGCCGCTATGAATTTACACGAGGCATACATCAAAGCAAACAATCCGTTACGAGCAGCAGAAACTTTGGAAAGTGTGCAAGAGATGTTTCCCGATAAAGACAACCTAAATAATATAGGTTATTATTATGGAAAAGCGGGATATAAAGACAAAGAGATTGAGTATTACGAAAAGAACTTAGAAAAAAATGCTACACCCGTTGCAGCATTTAACTTGGCTGTAAATATCCGTTATCAAGACAAAAACAGATATGAGCAGTTAATGGAACAATCTCTAAAAATGGATAGTGAATATCCTTATACCTTGCACCACTACGGTGAATACCTTATGAATAAGGGCGAAAGTCGTGGAAAAGAAATGGTACAAAAAGCCTTTGACATTTTCAAAAGACGTTTTGATAACGGAAATCTGAAAATTGAGGATTATCACCGCCTTGCGGACTGTGCCAATATTTTAGGAAACCGAGAATTTGCCCAGCAAGTCCGTCAGAAAGAAAAAGACAACCGTACTTCTGAAAAAGACTTGATAAACTCAGGCAACTTGGTTGCGAACAAAGAAAATAATTCACTTTCAAAAATCTAA
- a CDS encoding site-specific DNA-methyltransferase — MEENTTINNLVLEDLVGYISKNGVQRSIKPVYKTDDFALYNDDSLEVMSRFPDNYLDMIFADPPYMLSNDGFTCQNGRMVSVNKGKWDKSNGFEDDLNFHETWIKECKRVLKPEGTIWISGTYHSIYQCGFLLQKLGFHLLNDITWFKPNASPNLSCRFFTASHETILWARKDKKAKHYFNYEAMKNGRFPEDNIKKPDLQMRSVWSIPTPAPSEKEFGKHPTQKPLALLKRIVLASTKPGDIIFDPFNGGGTTGIASTIIGERKYIGCDLNKDYIDLTIKRYDALKANKGLFE, encoded by the coding sequence ATGGAAGAAAATACAACTATAAATAATTTGGTTTTAGAGGACTTAGTCGGCTATATTTCAAAAAATGGAGTTCAACGGAGCATTAAACCCGTTTACAAAACGGACGATTTTGCTCTTTACAATGACGACAGTTTAGAAGTAATGAGTCGTTTCCCCGACAATTACCTCGATATGATTTTTGCTGACCCACCCTATATGCTTTCAAATGACGGTTTCACTTGCCAAAACGGACGAATGGTAAGCGTAAACAAAGGCAAGTGGGACAAATCAAATGGATTTGAAGACGATTTAAACTTCCACGAAACTTGGATCAAAGAGTGCAAACGGGTTCTAAAACCCGAAGGAACAATTTGGATTAGCGGAACATACCACAGTATTTATCAGTGCGGATTTTTACTTCAAAAACTTGGATTTCATCTTCTAAACGATATTACTTGGTTCAAGCCAAATGCTTCGCCCAATCTTTCATGTCGCTTTTTCACAGCATCTCACGAGACAATTTTGTGGGCACGCAAAGACAAAAAAGCAAAACATTACTTCAACTATGAAGCAATGAAAAACGGTCGTTTTCCAGAAGACAACATTAAAAAACCAGACTTGCAAATGCGTAGCGTTTGGAGTATTCCGACACCTGCACCAAGCGAGAAAGAATTTGGGAAACATCCGACACAAAAACCTTTAGCATTACTCAAACGAATTGTTTTAGCATCAACAAAACCGGGCGATATCATTTTTGATCCATTCAATGGAGGCGGAACAACCGGAATTGCTTCAACAATAATCGGTGAGAGAAAATACATCGGTTGCGATTTAAACAAAGATTATATTGACTTAACGATTAAACGCTATGATGCGTTAAAAGCAAACAAAGGATTATTTGAATAA
- a CDS encoding DUF3825 domain-containing protein, translating to MATQQTKNGIVGLGFMKNIRTFIAELQAHLTGTTQTVNQTVLDKLVNEQIQNNTIRYLNKFGFPNDRDGSNLTKANATYILFSTGYKNADGHDILGWFYRQRIDQNYSGVDFGTFKEFKEEVKDKTSFRMGDFSFENWNDGYAFLEDLADNTIPEKWTYHYHKSGIPHPILKAYIENIFEKLKREPGKILVGDDKKYMVFNSNLLDKYFHEIFIVSEVIVDDDETTFRNPFRLKSLTDLIKLGFKVNGTQIKNLDQLPQKPSFFNDINEVIFQTSWIIDRSFEKFEHIIEERKDRFPADYQSKKNDELARALDNAINYAVAIAQRNYKFIVPQYRPQDNKIQLLMPIYLSGSFTEKPDFALILDPDTTNQIYLPQTILPLDAAYQNARLIAKPDEYWLNPDKI from the coding sequence ATGGCAACACAACAGACAAAAAACGGCATCGTTGGACTTGGGTTCATGAAAAATATTCGGACTTTCATTGCCGAATTACAGGCACATTTGACAGGCACTACGCAGACTGTTAATCAGACTGTGCTTGACAAATTAGTTAATGAGCAAATTCAAAATAACACCATCCGTTACTTAAATAAATTCGGCTTCCCAAACGACAGAGACGGTAGTAACTTGACAAAAGCGAACGCTACATACATTCTGTTTTCTACGGGGTATAAAAATGCAGATGGACACGACATTCTTGGATGGTTTTACAGACAACGCATTGACCAAAATTATTCAGGTGTGGACTTTGGGACATTTAAGGAATTTAAAGAAGAAGTAAAGGATAAGACTTCGTTCCGAATGGGAGATTTTTCGTTTGAAAATTGGAACGATGGTTACGCATTTCTTGAAGACCTTGCCGACAATACAATTCCTGAAAAATGGACTTATCATTATCACAAATCAGGCATTCCTCATCCAATCCTTAAGGCTTATATTGAAAACATATTTGAAAAACTGAAAAGAGAACCTGGGAAAATTCTTGTAGGTGACGACAAGAAGTATATGGTGTTTAACTCAAATTTGCTTGATAAGTATTTTCACGAAATATTTATCGTTTCGGAAGTAATTGTAGATGATGACGAAACAACATTTCGTAATCCATTTAGATTAAAAAGCTTGACTGACTTAATTAAGCTCGGTTTTAAAGTCAATGGCACTCAAATAAAAAACTTAGACCAACTACCCCAAAAGCCTTCTTTTTTCAACGACATCAATGAAGTGATTTTTCAAACAAGTTGGATAATTGACCGCAGCTTCGAAAAATTTGAACACATAATTGAAGAAAGGAAAGACCGTTTTCCTGCTGACTACCAATCAAAGAAAAATGATGAACTTGCAAGAGCCTTAGATAATGCAATTAACTATGCAGTCGCAATTGCACAGCGTAACTATAAGTTCATTGTTCCCCAGTATAGACCGCAGGACAATAAAATTCAATTGTTAATGCCAATTTATTTAAGCGGTTCATTTACTGAGAAACCTGACTTTGCATTAATTCTTGACCCAGACACAACAAATCAAATTTATTTACCGCAGACAATTTTACCACTTGACGCAGCATATCAAAACGCAAGACTAATTGCTAAACCTGATGAATATTGGTTAAATCCTGACAAAATTTAA
- a CDS encoding tyrosine-type recombinase/integrase — translation MLTTIYSAGFRISELINLKIKDIDSERKQIRIEQGKGKKDRYTLLSIKTLDLLRSYFKEYKPKEWLFEGQEGGPYSTRSIQAFFQEVCKKAGIKKKVSVHTLRHSFATHLLENGTDLRYIQVLLGHESSKTTEVYTHVTTKGFDQIKSPLDSLDI, via the coding sequence ATCCTGACGACAATATATTCGGCAGGATTTCGAATTAGCGAACTCATCAATTTAAAAATTAAAGATATTGACTCCGAAAGAAAGCAAATCAGAATAGAGCAAGGTAAAGGGAAAAAAGACCGCTATACATTGCTCTCTATCAAAACCCTTGACTTATTGCGATCTTATTTTAAAGAATACAAACCCAAAGAGTGGTTATTTGAAGGGCAAGAAGGCGGGCCGTATTCGACAAGAAGCATACAGGCATTTTTTCAAGAAGTTTGTAAAAAAGCTGGGATAAAAAAGAAAGTAAGCGTTCATACTTTGCGCCATAGTTTTGCAACTCATCTATTGGAAAACGGGACAGATTTGCGCTACATACAGGTATTGTTGGGACACGAAAGCTCTAAAACCACAGAAGTATATACTCACGTAACCACCAAAGGTTTCGACCAAATAAAAAGTCCGTTAGATAGTTTGGATATATAA
- a CDS encoding DUF1428 family protein → MKNYIDGFVLPIPRIYLNEYKKVAEKVAEIWKEYGAIAYFEFVGDDLSLEGTKSFIETVDAKEDEEIVFGWVVFPLKEIGDLANKKVPADPRMTELVAPLTNPEKLIFDASRMVYGGFKPLVQSDE, encoded by the coding sequence TTGAAAAACTACATAGACGGCTTCGTTCTTCCAATTCCTCGAATTTATTTGAACGAGTACAAAAAAGTGGCTGAAAAAGTGGCTGAAATTTGGAAAGAGTATGGCGCAATTGCATATTTCGAATTCGTTGGTGACGATTTATCTTTAGAAGGCACGAAATCCTTTATAGAAACCGTAGATGCAAAAGAAGACGAAGAAATTGTATTTGGTTGGGTTGTTTTTCCTTTAAAAGAGATAGGTGATTTAGCCAACAAAAAAGTTCCCGCAGACCCAAGAATGACAGAATTAGTCGCACCATTGACCAATCCTGAAAAATTGATTTTTGATGCCAGTAGAATGGTCTATGGTGGTTTCAAACCTCTTGTACAATCGGACGAATAG
- a CDS encoding DUF4920 domain-containing protein gives MFLFIFSSISCNKSAVKSKELAADTSKYQYFGEKIYEQNVLPLEEVLNKMQQENLTELEAKVSGTVLEVCQVKGCWMTLETPDEGEMRVTFKDYGFFMPKDIAGKTVVIEGTAELVTTSVEDLKHYAEDAGQTQEEIDQITEPEDEITFEAFGVIIK, from the coding sequence ATGTTTTTATTCATTTTTAGTTCGATTTCTTGTAATAAGTCCGCTGTTAAAAGCAAAGAATTGGCTGCTGACACTTCTAAATATCAGTATTTTGGTGAAAAAATTTATGAGCAAAATGTGTTGCCCTTAGAGGAAGTTCTGAACAAAATGCAACAAGAAAACCTGACTGAACTGGAGGCAAAAGTAAGCGGAACAGTTCTCGAAGTTTGTCAGGTTAAAGGATGCTGGATGACCCTTGAAACTCCGGACGAAGGGGAAATGCGGGTTACTTTTAAAGATTATGGTTTTTTTATGCCCAAGGACATAGCCGGCAAAACAGTAGTGATTGAAGGAACTGCAGAATTGGTAACCACATCGGTAGAAGATTTAAAGCACTATGCCGAAGACGCAGGTCAAACTCAGGAAGAAATTGACCAAATTACAGAGCCGGAGGATGAAATAACTTTTGAGGCATTTGGGGTAATCATTAAATAA